A segment of the Alistipes communis genome:
CCAGTCCCCACGTGCCGAACATCGAAGTGATGTATTTGGGTTCTACCCACACTTCGTCGCCCATGACGATGATGTTGTAGAAGGCCGGATCGTAGGCCGTCAGGTAGTTGAACGTTCCGCTGTAACGGAGGTTCCAGTAGCTCGACGGCATCTTGTAGGTGGGCGATTCGAAGCCCCGCAGCCGTCGTTCGTAGGCGCTTTCGTAGTCGTCCACCACCAGATCGTCGAAGTCGTTCGAGCCGTAGTAGCGGTTTTCGGCGTCGTCGGCCTGCGCCTGCGCCATGAGGGCCTCCCATTTGGCGCGGCGTGCCTCCGCTTCGGCTTTTTCTGCCTCGGCCTTGGCCTTTTCGCGTTGTGCGATCTTCGTCTTATTGTGGATGCCGTAGAGGTCGTCGCCCGCGTATCCCTCCGATTGGTAGTACGCAGAGGAACAGCCTGTCGTCAGCAGTGCCAGCAACAGTAGTCCGATCCCTGTTTTCATTGTTTTCATGGTGCGTACGTTTTGAGTAGTTTGTCTGTGTGTTTAACGAAAACCGTACCGGGTTTAGTATCGAAACGGTTTCCTAACAAAGGTAGGAATTATTTTCGATAACCGTCCGGTTTCATTCATATAAACGCGTGCGGGGCGCGGATACTGCACGGATCGGTGGGTACGAGGCGCGAATTTCCGCTTTCGGACAACTTTTTTATCGTGAAAAAGAACAATCTGAGAAATTTTGTTTATATTTGCAGCCCCGAAAGGATGATAAACGTCGCTCCCGACGGGGCCGGAAGGCGGGGCTTCCCCCGTTTCGCGGCGATTTTGGAGAGATGCCGGAGTGGTCGATCGGGCCGCACTCGAAATGCGGTGTACGGGCAACTGTACCGGGGGTTCGAATCCCTCTCTCTCCGCAAAGAATCAACCGGTCGGATGGTTGGTTCTTTTTTTTGATTCGGGGAAAGGTGCAGGAGTGGTTGAACTGGCCCGCCTGGAAAGCGAGTAAACCCCTAAAGGGTTTCAGGGGTTCGAATCCCCTCCTTTCCGCAAGCCGGTAGGCGAAAAGTCCGTGAACGAAGTTCGCGGACTTTTTTATTTGACGCGCAACCGAATTTATTCGGAATTGCGCGTCAAATAAAAAGTTCGCCGTTGCCGGCGACTTTTTGCCTGCCGGCGGCGGCAGGGCAAGCCGGCAGGCAGGGGAAAGGCGCCGCGCCCGCAGGTGCGCAGGCCGATCTCCGTGAATATCGCCTGCATCTCCGGTTCTGGCCGCAAAATTCTGTTCGCAAAGACTCCGTCCGCATTTTCCTGCAACGGATATGTCATCCCGACTCCCGTTCGAGATACTCCCGTAACACGCGCGCGTGGTTCTCCTCCGCATTTTTGGAGGCGTAGAGAAGCGTCGCGCACGGTTCCTTTTCGATCTTTGCGACGAACGCCCTCACGGCGGGCGACGCCGCCAGTTCGTGCAGATACCGTCTGCGGAACTCTTCCCAACGGCCTTGCGGGTCGGCATGGAACCATCTCCGGAGGGGAGCGGAGGGCGCGATCTCCTTCGCCCACAGGTCGTAGTGCAACGCCTCCTTGCGGATGCCGCGCGGCCAGAGTTTGTCGACCAGCACCCGCAGTCCGTCCGTGTCCGTTGCGGGTTCGTAGACCCGCTTGATTGCGATTCGTGTCATGTCCTGTCTGTGATTTCGATATACGGTTTCGGACAAGAAATATACCTCTTTTTTCGGATGCGCCCGTTTTCTGTCGCGAACGGGCTGAATCTCAGGTTCCCTGCTTTTCCGAAGGGTCCGTATGCAGGGGAGCGGTCTCCATCGTCGCCAGGTCGGCTTTTCCGGAAGCGGCGATGCCGTTGAGGAGGACGTCGCGGGCGCCCGTGCGCTGGAATGCATAGAGTTCGAAGGCCGGTAATACGGCGACGAAGTGCTCCATAATCTCAGCTTGAATGGATTCGTAGCTCGGCCAGTTCTTGTCGGAGGAGAAGCAGTAGATCTGGACCGGCAGTCCGTTCTCCGTCGCGGGCAGCGTCCGGACCATCAGCAGCAGGTCGCGGCTGACGAAGGGGTGCCGGCGCAGGTACAACGCCATGTAGGCCCGTAGCAGACCGAGATTCGTCTCGATTGTCCCGTTGACCAGTCCGTCGGGATTCTCCGTGTTGGCGACCTTGCCCTCGGCCGCCTGCCGCTGTTTTTCGGCGATGAATTGCGCCAGTTCTTCGTCGAAAGCCTTCATCCGTTCCAGAAATTCGGGCGTGCAGGGTTTGATGCAGTCGAGTTTGAGTGTGTATTCGCGCATGATGCGGCGTCCGCCCGAATCGCTCATGCCCCGCCAGTTGACGAACGATCCGGAGACCAGCGAGTACGGAGGTACGGTGACGATCGTATTGTCGAAATTCTGGACTTTGATGACCGTCAGCGAGATGTCGGTCACGGTGCCGTTGATGCCGTTCTGGGGCATCTCGATCCAGTCGCCGATGCGCAGCATGTCGTTCTCGGAGATCATCACGCCCGCGACCAGCCCCAGGATAGGGTCCTTGAATACCAGCATCAGGACGGCCGTGAAGGCGCCCAGCCCCGTAATCAGGTTGACCGGCGACTTGTCGATCAGGATCGAGACGACGACGATGACCACGACGCAGGAGAAGATCACCTGAAAGATCTGGATGAATCCCTTGATCGGACGGTTTTTCAACTGTCCGTCGTTTTTCAGCGTGTCGCCCACGGTGTTCAGGATCGCGTTGACGGAGATCATCAGCACGATGAAGAAGTAGATCCACGTGACCCGTTCGCTTACGGTGAACCATGCGGAGTCGGTGGCGAAGGCGAAGGGCAGCAGCGCGGAGACGATCAGGGGCGGAATGAGCGCCGTCGATTTG
Coding sequences within it:
- a CDS encoding mechanosensitive ion channel family protein, coding for MNTNEFARTLLLGIKNLLSWIGIPRHLLDKLDEILFLVCIVTIAFVVAAVVHLLLVRAARKILKRKHLDFFDSLFRYSVFRKSTALIPPLIVSALLPFAFATDSAWFTVSERVTWIYFFIVLMISVNAILNTVGDTLKNDGQLKNRPIKGFIQIFQVIFSCVVVIVVVSILIDKSPVNLITGLGAFTAVLMLVFKDPILGLVAGVMISENDMLRIGDWIEMPQNGINGTVTDISLTVIKVQNFDNTIVTVPPYSLVSGSFVNWRGMSDSGGRRIMREYTLKLDCIKPCTPEFLERMKAFDEELAQFIAEKQRQAAEGKVANTENPDGLVNGTIETNLGLLRAYMALYLRRHPFVSRDLLLMVRTLPATENGLPVQIYCFSSDKNWPSYESIQAEIMEHFVAVLPAFELYAFQRTGARDVLLNGIAASGKADLATMETAPLHTDPSEKQGT
- a CDS encoding DUF488 domain-containing protein, with product MTRIAIKRVYEPATDTDGLRVLVDKLWPRGIRKEALHYDLWAKEIAPSAPLRRWFHADPQGRWEEFRRRYLHELAASPAVRAFVAKIEKEPCATLLYASKNAEENHARVLREYLERESG